Below is a genomic region from Mesorhizobium sp..
GGAAGCCGGTCTGTTCCAGTCGGCCGGCATCTCCTCCGTCATTTGCGGCCCGGGCTCGATCGCTCAGGCGCACAAGCCGGACGAATTCATCGCCATCGACCAGCTTGCCGCCTGCCTCGAAATGCTCGACAAACTGAAGCCGAAGCTCGGGGGCGCTTGATGCTGGACAGGACCGACGCGGCCGTCAGGGCTGCAGGGCGAGGGCCGGAGGACGAGGGCGCGCGGGGGCGCTTCGACCGTATTTACCAGGCGCTCAGGATGCGCATCTGCCTGCTCGACTATACGCCGGGCGAGCGGTTGCGCGAGGAGGACCTTGCCGAGGAGTTCGGCGTCTCGCGCACACCGATCCGCCGGGTCCTCGTCAAGCTCGAGGCCGAGGGGCTGCTCCGGTCCGTCCACGGCGTCGGCACGATCGTCACCGACATCGACGTCGGCGAGTTGGCGCAGGTCTACGAGCTCCGCGTCGAACTGGCCGAGCTGGTCGGGAAACTCTCTCCTGCCGTCGTCGACGCGCCGATGGTCGAGCGGTTCCGGCAGATCCGCGAGAGCTGCGACCAGATGGTGCGCAAGGCCGACCCGCGCGAGTTCGCGCGGATCAACATGGAGTTCTTCCACCTGTTCAACAGCCTGACGACGAACCAGCCGTTGCGGGAACTGAGCGAGCGGCTCTACTACCAGACCACGCGGATATGGCTGAAGACGGCGTCCCGGCTAAAGGAATACGAGGAGCTTCTCGTCGACGAGTTCATCATTTTCCAGCGCGAAGTCGCCGACATAACCGAGGCGGTCGAGCAACGCGATCCGGCCGCCGCCGGCCACATCAGGCGCGCCCACATCGCCATGAGCTTCGCCAGAATCCGGCGCGCTGCCGACGCGTCCGTCGCGCCCACGGCCCTGTAGCAAAATGGCCTTCTGCCGGTTTCGTGGACACCGAGATAGGGTGTTTGACGGAACTGGAGAGTGGAAATGCGACGAAGAAAGTTCAGCCGCGAGTTCAAGCTTGAGGCAGTGAGGTTGGTGAAGGATCGGGGCGTTGCGGTGGCCCAGCCTGCCCGCGACATGGATGTCC
It encodes:
- a CDS encoding GntR family transcriptional regulator, giving the protein MLDRTDAAVRAAGRGPEDEGARGRFDRIYQALRMRICLLDYTPGERLREEDLAEEFGVSRTPIRRVLVKLEAEGLLRSVHGVGTIVTDIDVGELAQVYELRVELAELVGKLSPAVVDAPMVERFRQIRESCDQMVRKADPREFARINMEFFHLFNSLTTNQPLRELSERLYYQTTRIWLKTASRLKEYEELLVDEFIIFQREVADITEAVEQRDPAAAGHIRRAHIAMSFARIRRAADASVAPTAL